In Bacillus toyonensis BCT-7112, a single window of DNA contains:
- the ysxE gene encoding spore coat protein YsxE: MDIELRNRYEPIVRQYRLDTQHMEEHGSVTKIYTNQGPYALKKIEDRKLERNNFLHHIQYLKEKGFSNYVPIYHATDGNYILSDGTYNYYLMPWLERAEGNGEDNDQYHKMFQTLGTLHQKTVKEETYTEEDLEKHYTSISDRWENDGEMLEEFLVESEAKWYMSPFELQYCTYYHHVMRAREFATKQLNEWNDAMKEKDKTRITFVHGNVSLNHFLFDYERNGYFISLEKSKFATPVQDIVGFYSRSLNTYPIARSDRFEWYQMYQKNFPFTKEEQLLMYAYMTYPSQFIRQIESYKKRRQSRNKENEIRGVKSLQQSHWLVSNVEYFLSQLQAAQQGNG; this comes from the coding sequence ATGGATATTGAATTACGAAATCGCTATGAACCCATTGTAAGGCAATATAGATTGGATACGCAGCATATGGAAGAGCACGGAAGTGTAACGAAAATTTACACGAATCAAGGTCCATATGCGCTAAAGAAAATAGAAGATAGAAAGTTAGAGCGGAATAACTTTCTACATCATATTCAATATTTGAAGGAGAAAGGTTTTTCAAATTATGTACCTATATACCATGCGACGGATGGGAATTATATTTTAAGTGACGGGACTTATAATTATTATTTAATGCCTTGGTTAGAACGTGCGGAAGGAAACGGCGAGGATAATGATCAATACCATAAAATGTTTCAAACACTTGGAACGTTGCACCAAAAAACGGTGAAAGAAGAAACATATACAGAAGAAGATTTAGAAAAACATTACACAAGTATATCCGATCGTTGGGAAAATGATGGTGAGATGTTAGAAGAGTTTCTTGTAGAATCTGAAGCGAAGTGGTATATGTCTCCGTTTGAATTACAATATTGTACGTACTATCATCATGTAATGAGGGCGCGTGAATTTGCAACGAAGCAATTAAATGAGTGGAACGATGCGATGAAAGAAAAAGATAAAACACGCATTACTTTTGTGCATGGTAACGTGTCACTTAATCATTTTTTATTTGACTATGAACGGAATGGCTATTTTATTAGTTTAGAAAAATCGAAGTTTGCAACGCCTGTGCAAGATATTGTAGGGTTTTATTCGCGGTCTTTAAACACATATCCAATTGCGCGAAGTGATCGTTTTGAATGGTATCAAATGTACCAAAAAAACTTCCCGTTTACGAAAGAAGAGCAACTGCTTATGTATGCTTACATGACCTATCCATCGCAATTTATTCGGCAAATTGAGTCTTATAAAAAAAGAAGGCAGAGTCGCAATAAGGAAAATGAGATTCGCGGAGTAAAGAGCTTGCAACAATCACATTGGCTCGTTAGCAATGTAGAATATTTCCTGTCACAATTACAAGCTGCCCAGCAAGGGAACGGATAA
- the spoVID gene encoding stage VI sporulation protein D, with protein sequence MTYSLGGGKEVTTDHSLRFSLKESVWFQKGQEVEELLSISLDPDVEIEELDHEVIVRGQLDLTGEYVARQDDSAYSLRELSPAKSIDYVETREDGVNELVHSFPLEISIPRNRVKVIEELYVSIEEFDYELKENGCLQLLADISITGLCDEERIEDEEEETAYAELEDDSAEEDENRPAPHVAEPTYKESDEWEDYAFEPFQLEERKEQEEAEEELAEHEFAEREEEQETTLQFELFGRKDYQKEKAKKQGEQEEAYSQRDENALYLTQLFTKEPEEEFTKLRMYFVQEGDTIESVAERYDTSVQNLYRVNQTEDIYLTTGQIIYIPVSKAKAK encoded by the coding sequence ATGACATATAGTTTGGGAGGGGGAAAAGAAGTGACAACAGATCATTCGTTACGATTTTCATTAAAAGAATCTGTTTGGTTCCAAAAAGGACAGGAAGTCGAAGAACTTTTGTCAATTTCGTTAGATCCAGACGTTGAGATAGAAGAGCTTGATCATGAAGTTATCGTGAGAGGGCAGTTAGATTTAACGGGGGAGTATGTTGCAAGGCAAGATGATTCGGCCTATTCATTAAGAGAACTATCGCCAGCAAAGTCAATTGATTATGTAGAAACAAGGGAAGATGGGGTGAATGAACTTGTTCATTCCTTTCCACTTGAAATATCAATTCCAAGAAATCGAGTGAAAGTAATTGAAGAATTATATGTATCAATTGAAGAATTTGATTATGAATTGAAGGAAAATGGTTGCTTACAATTATTAGCGGATATATCTATTACAGGTTTATGTGATGAGGAAAGAATCGAGGATGAAGAGGAAGAAACGGCGTATGCTGAGTTAGAAGATGATTCAGCTGAAGAGGATGAAAATAGACCCGCGCCGCATGTAGCGGAACCAACCTATAAAGAATCGGATGAATGGGAAGATTACGCATTTGAACCGTTCCAGCTAGAAGAAAGAAAAGAGCAAGAAGAAGCGGAAGAGGAATTGGCAGAACATGAATTTGCGGAGCGTGAAGAGGAGCAAGAAACGACGCTGCAATTTGAATTGTTTGGACGAAAAGATTATCAAAAAGAAAAGGCGAAAAAGCAGGGAGAGCAAGAAGAAGCGTACTCACAGCGAGATGAAAATGCGCTTTATTTAACACAATTATTTACGAAAGAACCGGAAGAAGAATTTACGAAGTTAAGAATGTATTTCGTGCAAGAAGGGGATACAATTGAATCTGTTGCAGAACGTTATGACACGTCTGTACAAAACTTATACCGTGTTAATCAAACAGAAGATATATATTTAACTACGGGACAAATTATTTATATTCCCGTTTCAAAAGCAAAGGCGAAATAA
- the hemL gene encoding glutamate-1-semialdehyde 2,1-aminomutase, giving the protein MKKFDKSIAAFEEAQDLMPGGVNSPVRAFKSVGMNPLFMERGKGSKVYDIDGNEYIDYVLSWGPLIHGHANDRVVEALKSVAERGTSFGAPTEIENKLAKLVIERVPSIEIVRMVNSGTEATMSALRLARGYTGRNKILKFIGCYHGHGDSLLIKAGSGVATLGLPDSPGVPEGVAKNTITVAYNDLESVKYAFERFGDDIACVIVEPVAGNMGVVPPQPGFLEGLREVTEQNGALLIFDEVMTGFRVAYNCGQGYYGVTPDLTCLGKVIGGGLPVGAYGGKAEIMRQVAPSGPIYQAGTLSGNPLAMAAGYETLVQLTPESYVEFERKAEMLEAGLRKAAEKHGIPHHINRAGSMIGIFFTDEPVINYDTAKSSNLEFFAAYYREMVEQGVFLPPSQFEGLFLSTAHSDADIEATIAAAEIAMSKLQA; this is encoded by the coding sequence ATGAAAAAGTTTGATAAATCGATTGCGGCGTTTGAAGAGGCGCAAGACTTAATGCCTGGTGGCGTAAATAGCCCTGTTCGTGCCTTTAAATCTGTTGGTATGAATCCATTGTTTATGGAGCGTGGAAAAGGCTCTAAAGTATATGATATTGATGGAAATGAATACATCGATTACGTATTATCATGGGGTCCTTTAATTCATGGTCATGCAAATGATCGTGTTGTTGAAGCGTTAAAATCTGTTGCTGAAAGAGGTACAAGCTTCGGTGCGCCGACAGAAATCGAAAATAAATTAGCGAAACTTGTTATTGAGCGTGTACCATCGATTGAAATTGTCCGCATGGTTAACTCTGGAACAGAAGCGACAATGAGTGCACTACGTTTAGCTCGTGGTTATACAGGTCGTAACAAAATTTTAAAATTTATTGGTTGTTACCACGGTCATGGTGATTCATTATTAATTAAAGCTGGTTCTGGTGTGGCGACTCTAGGTTTACCAGATAGCCCTGGCGTACCAGAAGGTGTAGCGAAAAATACGATTACAGTAGCTTATAATGATTTAGAAAGTGTGAAGTACGCTTTTGAACGATTCGGTGATGATATTGCTTGTGTAATTGTAGAACCAGTAGCAGGGAATATGGGGGTTGTTCCTCCGCAACCAGGATTTTTAGAAGGGCTTCGTGAAGTAACAGAACAAAACGGTGCACTGCTTATTTTTGATGAAGTAATGACAGGATTCCGTGTTGCTTATAACTGCGGACAAGGTTACTACGGTGTAACACCTGATTTAACTTGTTTAGGTAAAGTAATCGGTGGTGGCTTACCAGTAGGGGCGTACGGTGGTAAAGCAGAAATTATGCGTCAAGTTGCGCCGAGCGGACCGATTTATCAAGCTGGTACTTTATCAGGTAACCCACTTGCAATGGCAGCAGGTTATGAAACGTTAGTACAATTAACGCCAGAATCATATGTAGAGTTTGAGCGTAAAGCAGAAATGTTAGAAGCGGGACTACGTAAAGCGGCTGAAAAACATGGTATTCCTCATCATATTAACCGTGCAGGCTCTATGATTGGTATTTTCTTTACAGATGAGCCGGTTATTAATTACGATACAGCGAAATCTTCAAACTTAGAATTCTTCGCGGCTTACTATCGTGAAATGGTAGAACAAGGTGTATTCTTGCCACCATCTCAATTTGAAGGTTTGTTCTTATCGACAGCACATAGTGATGCAGATATTGAAGCGACGATTGCAGCGGCTGAAATTGCAATGTCAAAGTTACAAGCATAA
- the hemB gene encoding porphobilinogen synthase — MNSLQFNRHRRLRQSGGMRALVRETFLHTEDFIYPIFVLEGENVRNEVPSMPGVYQISLDLLQAEMQEVVDLGIRSVIVFGLPAEKDEVGSSAYCDHGIVQRAIKQIKGEFPELVVVADTCLCQFTSHGHCGVIEDGIILNDESLAVLAKTAVSQAKAGADIIAPSNMMDGFVTAIRHALDENGFGHVPVMSYAVKYSSAFYGPFRDAAHGAPQFGDRKTYQMDPANRMEAFREAESDVMEGADFLIVKPAFSYLDIIRDVKNNFNLPIVAYNVSGEYSMIKAAAQNGWINEKEVVLEKLISMKRAGADLIITYHAKDAAKWLQEGGAK; from the coding sequence ATGAACTCTTTACAATTTAATCGTCATCGTCGCTTAAGACAAAGCGGGGGCATGCGTGCGCTTGTGCGTGAAACGTTTTTACATACGGAAGATTTTATTTACCCTATTTTTGTATTAGAAGGAGAGAATGTTCGTAATGAAGTTCCTTCTATGCCGGGCGTATATCAAATCTCTTTAGATTTATTGCAAGCTGAAATGCAAGAGGTTGTTGATTTAGGTATTCGTTCTGTTATTGTATTTGGTTTACCTGCTGAAAAGGATGAAGTTGGATCATCAGCATATTGTGATCATGGAATTGTACAGCGTGCCATTAAGCAAATTAAAGGTGAGTTCCCTGAGTTAGTAGTAGTTGCAGATACATGTTTATGTCAATTCACAAGCCATGGTCATTGCGGTGTAATTGAAGATGGTATTATTTTAAATGACGAGTCTCTTGCAGTACTTGCGAAAACAGCTGTAAGCCAAGCGAAAGCAGGAGCGGACATTATTGCGCCATCAAACATGATGGACGGATTCGTAACAGCAATTCGCCATGCGTTAGATGAGAATGGTTTTGGACACGTACCAGTTATGTCGTACGCTGTGAAATATTCATCAGCATTTTATGGACCGTTCCGTGATGCTGCACACGGCGCGCCGCAATTTGGTGACCGTAAAACATATCAAATGGACCCAGCGAACCGTATGGAGGCATTCCGTGAAGCAGAATCAGATGTAATGGAAGGTGCTGATTTCTTAATTGTAAAGCCAGCTTTTTCTTACTTAGATATCATTCGTGATGTGAAAAATAACTTTAATTTACCAATCGTTGCTTACAACGTAAGTGGTGAATATTCAATGATTAAAGCGGCAGCGCAAAATGGTTGGATTAATGAAAAAGAAGTTGTGCTTGAAAAATTAATTAGCATGAAACGTGCAGGAGCAGACTTAATTATTACGTATCATGCGAAAGATGCAGCAAAATGGTTACAAGAAGGAGGCGCTAAATAA
- the hemD gene encoding uroporphyrinogen-III synthase produces MNALAGKTVLITRAQHQAKQMSVAVKERSGIPLEIPLLRMEGTSHRRIHHTARQLHSYDWVIFTSKNGVTFFLDGLEKKLPLTIKIAAVGVKTKLELEKRGYQVHFVPTSFVAEVFAEEFLKELSGNERILFPKGNLARDVIPVKLRGIGVSLDELIVYGTKVNVEKKQELITALKVRKVNVITFTSPSTVDSFVRLLEGTNWREWTKKCTIACIGPITEKEANLYFPHVIVPKEYTVEALLQCICESIK; encoded by the coding sequence ATGAATGCTCTTGCTGGCAAAACAGTATTGATTACACGTGCCCAGCATCAAGCGAAACAAATGAGTGTAGCAGTGAAAGAACGGAGCGGAATTCCATTGGAAATTCCGCTTTTGCGTATGGAAGGCACATCTCATAGGCGAATTCACCATACAGCAAGGCAGCTACATTCGTATGACTGGGTTATTTTTACGAGTAAAAATGGTGTAACTTTTTTTCTAGATGGTTTAGAAAAGAAACTACCATTAACTATTAAAATCGCTGCGGTAGGCGTGAAAACAAAATTAGAGTTAGAAAAAAGGGGCTATCAAGTTCATTTTGTTCCAACCTCATTTGTTGCAGAAGTGTTTGCCGAAGAGTTTCTAAAAGAATTAAGTGGAAACGAGCGTATTTTATTTCCGAAAGGGAATTTAGCGAGAGATGTAATTCCAGTTAAACTTCGGGGAATTGGTGTTTCTCTAGATGAGCTAATCGTATACGGTACGAAAGTAAATGTAGAGAAAAAACAAGAACTTATAACAGCATTGAAAGTAAGGAAAGTAAATGTTATTACATTTACGAGTCCTTCAACTGTTGATAGTTTTGTTCGTTTACTGGAGGGCACAAACTGGAGAGAATGGACAAAAAAATGTACAATTGCTTGTATAGGGCCTATTACGGAAAAAGAAGCGAACCTTTATTTTCCGCATGTTATTGTGCCGAAAGAGTACACTGTAGAAGCATTACTACAATGCATTTGTGAATCTATAAAGTGA
- the hemC gene encoding hydroxymethylbilane synthase: protein MRKIIVGSRKSKLALTQTNWFIDQLKALGLPYEFEVKEIVTKGDVILDVTLSKVGGKGLFVKEIEHALLMKEIDMAVHSMKDMPAVLPEGLMIGCTPKRVDPRDAFISKSGASFKDLAEGAILGTSSLRRSAQLLAARPDLQVKWIRGNIDTRLRKLKEEDYDAIILATAGLQRMGWDDEVITEHLDETLCVPAVGQGALAIECRKDDNDLLQLLSHMNDAVTERTVAAERVFLHKLEGGCQVPIAGYATLTKDDAIELTALVGSMDGSVLLKETVVGVEPKEVGLEAADLLIKQGAKELILAANKGQQ from the coding sequence ATGCGCAAAATTATTGTAGGTTCACGAAAGAGTAAGCTAGCATTGACGCAAACAAACTGGTTTATTGATCAGTTAAAAGCACTTGGTTTACCATATGAATTTGAAGTGAAAGAAATTGTCACTAAAGGTGATGTGATTTTAGATGTTACTCTTTCAAAAGTAGGCGGAAAAGGTTTGTTCGTTAAAGAAATTGAACATGCGTTACTTATGAAAGAAATCGATATGGCTGTACATAGTATGAAAGATATGCCAGCCGTACTTCCAGAAGGATTAATGATTGGCTGTACACCAAAGCGTGTTGACCCTCGTGATGCTTTTATTTCTAAAAGCGGAGCATCATTTAAAGATTTAGCAGAAGGTGCGATTTTAGGAACGAGTAGTTTAAGACGTAGTGCACAGTTATTAGCTGCGAGACCAGATTTACAAGTGAAATGGATTCGCGGAAATATCGATACACGTTTACGTAAATTAAAAGAAGAAGATTATGATGCAATTATTTTAGCGACAGCTGGATTACAAAGAATGGGCTGGGATGATGAAGTGATTACAGAACATTTAGATGAAACGTTATGTGTACCAGCTGTAGGACAAGGTGCATTAGCGATTGAATGTCGTAAGGACGATAACGATTTATTACAGTTGTTATCGCATATGAATGATGCTGTAACAGAGAGAACAGTGGCAGCGGAGCGAGTATTTCTTCATAAACTTGAAGGTGGATGTCAAGTTCCGATCGCTGGATATGCAACTCTTACAAAGGATGATGCAATCGAATTAACAGCTCTTGTCGGTTCTATGGACGGCTCTGTTTTATTAAAAGAGACAGTGGTAGGCGTTGAACCAAAGGAAGTAGGGCTAGAGGCTGCGGACCTTTTAATTAAACAAGGCGCAAAAGAACTCATTCTTGCTGCAAATAAGGGACAACAATAA
- a CDS encoding cytochrome c biogenesis protein, producing the protein MSFLNNSIIYHIAIILYACSISLYFIDYFQSNRKANRFAFWLLSIVWVLQSIFMLLRATDSETNPILTLLSGIYFYVWLLITMSLVINRFMRVDFLVFFTNVVAFGVSAFSIFTPLGKMSPVLAEQLVSELVYVHVGMAIISYATFTVSFIFSIMYLLQYRLLKKKKWNARLRRLGNLPKLESTSYGLNLFSVPFFLLAILLGCIWGYTKLDNFHWYDTKVIGSFVVLFVYCTGLYLRAADVLQGKKIVLWNVGAFLVMLVNIFLLSSLSNFHFWYL; encoded by the coding sequence ATGAGTTTTTTAAATAACAGTATTATTTATCATATTGCAATTATTTTATATGCTTGTAGCATTAGTTTATATTTTATAGATTATTTCCAAAGTAACCGAAAGGCGAACCGATTTGCTTTTTGGTTACTTTCGATTGTATGGGTATTGCAGTCTATTTTTATGTTGCTTAGGGCGACAGATTCAGAAACGAATCCCATTTTAACTTTATTATCAGGGATTTATTTTTATGTTTGGTTATTGATTACGATGTCGTTAGTCATAAATCGATTTATGCGCGTTGACTTTTTAGTCTTCTTTACAAATGTTGTAGCATTTGGCGTAAGCGCCTTTTCTATTTTTACACCGCTCGGAAAGATGTCGCCAGTACTTGCAGAGCAATTAGTTTCAGAACTTGTATACGTGCATGTTGGAATGGCGATTATTTCTTATGCAACGTTTACGGTATCGTTTATTTTTTCTATTATGTATTTACTGCAATATCGCCTATTAAAAAAGAAAAAGTGGAATGCGAGATTAAGAAGGTTAGGGAATTTGCCGAAGCTTGAATCTACGTCTTACGGGTTAAATTTATTTTCTGTTCCATTTTTCTTACTAGCAATTTTATTAGGATGCATATGGGGATATACAAAATTGGACAATTTTCATTGGTATGATACGAAAGTAATCGGTTCGTTTGTCGTTCTATTTGTATATTGTACGGGCTTGTATTTACGAGCGGCAGATGTGTTGCAAGGGAAGAAAATTGTACTGTGGAATGTAGGGGCCTTTCTCGTAATGCTAGTTAACATTTTTCTATTAAGTAGTTTATCTAATTTCCACTTTTGGTATTTATAA
- the hemA gene encoding glutamyl-tRNA reductase produces the protein MHILVVSVNYRTAPVEFREKLTFQAAELEQAMTTLQSQKSVLENVIVSTCNRTEIYAVVDQLHTGRYYIKKFLADWFQLEIEEVAPYLTIFEQDGAIDHLFRVTCGLDSMVVGETQILGQIKDSFLEAQQVKATGTIFNELFKQVITLAKRAHSETTIGESAMSVSYAAVELGKKIFGELTDCHVLILGAGKMGELALQNLYGSGARKVTVMNRTLSKAEVMAEKYMGHAKSLSELQCALLEADILISSTGASEYVITKEMMTKVEKMRSGRPLFMVDIAVPRDIDPAIDELEGSFLYDIDDLQGVVEANRAERLKEAKKIQFMIEEEIVLFKTWLSTLGVVPLIAALRDKALVIQSETMESLERKIPNLSDREKKVISKHTKSIINQLLKDPILVAKEIAAEEGAGEKLALFAKIFDLETEEVESRAEEVEHKRVWTPSVPSL, from the coding sequence GTGCATATTCTTGTTGTTAGTGTAAATTATCGAACAGCCCCTGTAGAATTTCGTGAGAAACTCACATTTCAGGCAGCAGAGCTAGAACAAGCAATGACTACATTACAAAGTCAAAAGAGCGTGTTAGAAAATGTCATTGTATCAACTTGTAATCGCACTGAGATTTATGCTGTTGTCGATCAATTACACACGGGACGGTATTATATTAAGAAGTTTTTAGCTGATTGGTTTCAGCTTGAAATAGAAGAAGTCGCACCATATTTAACTATTTTTGAACAAGATGGTGCAATAGATCATTTATTCCGCGTAACGTGCGGTTTAGATTCTATGGTAGTTGGAGAAACGCAGATTTTAGGTCAAATAAAAGATAGCTTTTTAGAAGCGCAACAAGTAAAAGCGACAGGTACAATTTTTAATGAATTGTTTAAGCAAGTCATTACGTTAGCAAAACGTGCTCACTCAGAAACAACAATTGGTGAGAGTGCAATGTCTGTTAGTTATGCTGCTGTTGAACTTGGAAAGAAAATATTTGGTGAGTTAACAGATTGTCATGTACTTATTCTTGGTGCTGGTAAAATGGGAGAACTTGCATTACAAAATTTATACGGAAGCGGTGCTCGTAAAGTAACCGTTATGAATAGAACGCTTTCAAAAGCGGAAGTAATGGCTGAGAAATATATGGGACATGCAAAATCTTTAAGTGAATTACAATGTGCATTATTAGAAGCGGACATTTTAATTAGTTCCACTGGTGCATCAGAGTATGTCATTACGAAAGAGATGATGACAAAGGTAGAGAAAATGCGCTCTGGTCGTCCTTTATTTATGGTTGATATTGCAGTGCCACGTGATATTGATCCAGCAATTGATGAGTTAGAAGGCTCTTTCTTATATGACATTGATGATCTGCAAGGAGTAGTGGAAGCAAATCGTGCTGAGCGTTTGAAAGAAGCAAAGAAAATTCAATTTATGATTGAAGAGGAAATTGTTCTATTTAAAACGTGGTTAAGTACACTTGGTGTTGTTCCGTTAATAGCAGCTCTTCGTGATAAGGCACTTGTAATTCAAAGCGAAACGATGGAAAGTCTTGAACGAAAAATACCAAATCTTAGTGATCGTGAGAAAAAAGTAATTAGTAAGCATACGAAAAGTATTATTAACCAATTATTAAAAGACCCAATTTTAGTAGCAAAAGAAATAGCTGCTGAAGAGGGGGCGGGCGAAAAATTAGCGTTATTTGCAAAGATTTTTGATTTAGAAACGGAAGAAGTAGAGAGTCGTGCGGAAGAAGTAGAACATAAAAGAGTGTGGACACCATCCGTTCCATCTTTATAA
- a CDS encoding MarR family winged helix-turn-helix transcriptional regulator produces the protein MTEDSLHLDNQLCFSIYACSREVTRFYRPYLDEMGITYPQYITLLVLWEQDGLTVKEIGERLFLDSGTLTPMLKRMESLNLVKRVRSKEDERKVCIELTEQGKDLKEKACSLPKTMATNLGITEQEYRSLLTQLNKLIETMKTINDRKGE, from the coding sequence ATGACAGAAGATTCTTTGCATCTAGATAACCAACTTTGTTTTTCTATTTACGCCTGTTCTAGAGAGGTTACACGTTTTTATCGACCGTATTTAGACGAAATGGGTATTACGTACCCTCAGTACATTACTTTACTTGTACTATGGGAACAAGACGGACTAACAGTAAAAGAAATTGGAGAACGTCTATTTCTAGATTCCGGCACGTTAACACCTATGCTAAAACGGATGGAATCATTAAACCTTGTAAAACGTGTTCGTTCAAAAGAAGATGAGCGAAAAGTTTGTATTGAATTAACAGAACAAGGTAAAGATTTAAAAGAAAAGGCTTGTTCATTACCGAAAACGATGGCTACAAATTTAGGAATTACAGAGCAAGAGTATCGTTCTTTATTAACCCAATTAAATAAACTAATTGAAACAATGAAAACAATAAATGATAGAAAAGGGGAATAA
- a CDS encoding organic hydroperoxide resistance protein has product MDKLYTASVTATGGRNGKVVSDDGILNLDVKMPKALGGAGGEATNPEQLFAAGYAACFDSALQLVIRTKRVKVESTEVTAHVSIGKDTDGGFGLSAVLDVHVAGVSHAEAQELVEAAHGVCPYSKATRGNIEVTLNVR; this is encoded by the coding sequence ATGGATAAATTATATACTGCTTCAGTAACAGCAACAGGTGGAAGAAACGGGAAAGTAGTTTCAGATGATGGCATATTAAATCTTGATGTAAAAATGCCGAAAGCATTAGGTGGTGCTGGCGGGGAAGCAACAAACCCTGAGCAACTATTTGCCGCTGGTTATGCCGCTTGTTTTGATAGTGCATTGCAACTTGTCATTCGTACAAAACGAGTGAAAGTGGAAAGTACAGAAGTAACTGCTCACGTTTCTATCGGAAAAGATACAGATGGTGGTTTCGGACTATCTGCTGTACTTGACGTACATGTCGCTGGCGTTTCTCATGCCGAAGCACAAGAACTTGTAGAAGCCGCTCACGGTGTATGTCCGTACTCTAAAGCAACACGAGGGAATATTGAAGTAACATTAAACGTACGCTAA
- the ysxC gene encoding ribosome biogenesis GTP-binding protein YsxC, translating to MKVTKADIVISAVKPEQYPDSDLPEIALAGRSNVGKSSFINKILNRKKLVRISSKPGKTQTLNFFLINEMMHFVDVPGYGYAKVSKTERAAWGKMIETYFTTREQLDAAVLVVDLRHQPTNDDVMMYDFLKHYEIPTIIIATKADKIPKGKWQKHLKVVKETLAVEIGDEIVLFSSETGLGKEEAWKAIHKMTKTKNA from the coding sequence ATGAAAGTAACAAAAGCAGATATTGTAATTAGTGCTGTTAAACCAGAACAATATCCAGACAGTGACTTACCAGAAATTGCATTAGCAGGTCGTTCAAATGTCGGGAAGTCTTCCTTCATTAATAAAATTTTAAATCGTAAAAAGTTAGTACGTATTTCTTCTAAACCAGGAAAAACGCAAACGCTGAACTTTTTCTTAATCAATGAAATGATGCATTTTGTTGACGTTCCAGGTTATGGATATGCGAAAGTATCTAAAACGGAACGTGCAGCATGGGGCAAGATGATTGAAACGTACTTTACAACACGTGAGCAATTAGATGCAGCTGTATTAGTAGTAGATTTACGTCACCAACCAACAAACGATGATGTGATGATGTATGATTTCTTAAAGCATTATGAAATTCCAACAATTATTATTGCGACGAAAGCCGATAAAATTCCGAAAGGGAAATGGCAAAAGCATTTAAAAGTTGTAAAAGAAACGCTTGCTGTTGAAATTGGCGATGAAATCGTTCTATTCTCTTCTGAAACAGGACTTGGAAAAGAAGAAGCGTGGAAGGCAATTCATAAAATGACAAAAACAAAAAACGCGTGA